A window of Tursiops truncatus isolate mTurTru1 chromosome 8, mTurTru1.mat.Y, whole genome shotgun sequence contains these coding sequences:
- the CFAP300 gene encoding cilia- and flagella-associated protein 300 codes for MAAGELVPLGGYYFRFLPQKTFKSLSTPETTSRLRQWSMLGRIKAQAFGFDQTFQVYRKDDFVMAFFKDPNVIPNLKLLSDSSGQWITLGTEVKKIEAINVPCTQLSMSFFNPLYDEDIVRENGHIVKCLDSFCDPFLISDELRKVLLVEDSEKYEVFSQPDREEFLFCLFKHLCLGGALCQYEDVLNPYLETTKLIYKDLVSVRKNPQTKKIQITSSVFKVTAYDSVGMCYPSTKSHEQTFSYFIVDPIMRHVHVLYHCYGVGEMS; via the exons ATGGCGGCTGGGGAGCTGGTACCTTTGGGCGGCTACTACTTCAGATTCCTGCCTCAGAAAACCTTCAAGTCTCTGAGCACGCCGGAGACCACCAGCCGGCTCCGCCAGTG GTCCATGCTGGGTAGAATCAAGGCGCAGGCGTTCGGGTTTGACCAGACGTTTCAGGTTTATCGGAAGGATGATTTCGTTATG GCTTTTTTTAAAGATCCAAATGTTATTCCCAATTTGAAGTTACTTTCAGATTCTTCTGGACAGTGGATTACATTAg gaactgaagtgaaaaaaattgaagctATAAACGTTCCTTGCACACAGCtttcaatgtcattttttaaTCCGTTATATGATGAAGATATTGTACGAGAGAATGGACATATTGTTAAATGTTTAGATTCTTTTTGTGATCCCTTCCTTATTTCTGATGAATTACGAAAA GTTTTGCTAGTGGAAGACTCAGAAAAATATGAAGTATTCAGCCAACCAGATAGAGAAGAGTTCCTGTTTTGTCTTTTCAAACATCTTTGCCTTGGTGGAGCCCTTTGTCAATATGAAGATGTACTTAATCCATATCTGGAAACAACAAAACTTATCTATAAGGATCTAGTGAG TGTTCGAAAGAATCCTCAAaccaagaaaatacaaattacctCTTCTGTCTTTAAAGTTACAGCATAT GATTCTGTTGGTATGTGCTACCCTTCAACAAAGAGTCACGAACAaacattttcttactttattgTGGATCCTATCATGCGTCATGTTCATGTTTTATACCACTGTTATGGCGTGGGGGAAATGTCttaa